One stretch of Rhipicephalus sanguineus isolate Rsan-2018 chromosome 10, BIME_Rsan_1.4, whole genome shotgun sequence DNA includes these proteins:
- the LOC119406686 gene encoding uncharacterized protein K02A2.6-like encodes MDQYPLPQVDDIFANLNGGEVFSTLDLKNAYNQMSLVLNTHKGLYCFNRLAFGVSSAPAIFQRRMEAVLSGIPCVQVYLDDLIVSEKVNDCKILEQVLQRLREHGLRLRREKCKFRTAGVAEKFPQPAEMTAGSGHQYPRGSDGDCVHAGRCGLSADGIRPDPDKPDAMKTLEAPKDIAKLR; translated from the exons ATGGACCAATATCCGCTGCCACAGGTTGACGATATCTTTGCGAATCTCAACGGCGGAGAAGTTTTCAGCACATTGGACTTGAAGAACGCCTATAATCAGATGTCCCTCGTTTTGAACACGCACAAGGGTCTCTACTGTTTCAACAGGCTGGCGTTCGGAGTGTCGTCAGCGCCAGCAATTTTCCAGCGGCGCATGGAGGCCGTGCTCAGCGGGATCCCCTGCGTGCAGGTATATCTGGACGACTTAATTGTATCGGAAAAGGTAAACGACTGCAAGATCCTGGAGCAAGTGCTACAGCGCCTGAGGGAACACGGCCTGCGCCTACGACGTGAGAAATGCAAGTTCAG GACAGCCGGTGTGGCTGAGAAGTTTCCACAGCCGGCCGAAATGACTGCCGGGAGTGGTCACCAGTACCCAAGGGGCTCGGATGGTGACTGTGTCCACGCTGGACG GTGTGGCCTTTCAGCCGATGGCATCAGACCCGATCCAGACAAACCGGATGCTATGAAGACTCTTGAAGCACCCAAGGACATCGCCAAACTTCGATGA